The following coding sequences lie in one Myxococcus xanthus genomic window:
- a CDS encoding ABC transporter permease: MKGLLVRSSLRHLGRHPWLTALSLLGIALGVAVVVSIDLASGSALRAFERSTDAVAGRATHQLLGGSTGVPEAVYQALRVRPGAPVAAPVVEGYVQAAVGDKRTLTVLGVDPFAEGPFRDYARGEAVGNVSALLTEPGAVMLSARAARALGLSTGDTLPVRLEGLEKPLRVVGLLEPADEDTARALEALVLTDVSTAQELLGHTGRLTRVDLRLTGGDAQERAVAATLPQGLELVRAAARAGTVEQMTRAFRTNLTALSLLALVVGMFLIYNTMTFSVVQRRGLLGRLRAVGITRRELFALVLGEAAVLGAVGTVAGLLLGVLLARGLVELVTQTLNDLYFVVSVRRLALEPFTLFKGLALGLGATLLAALVPAWEAARSPPVTTMRRSTLEDVSRGRAPRLALLGLGVLAAGTVLLRWPTQALLPAYGGLFSVLLGAALLVPWATQTVSALAARPLGMAFGLLGRMAARGVHTSLSRTSVALAALMVAVATTVGVGLMVSSFRGTVVSWLDTSLQADVFISPPSLVARRGGATLLPGLAETLRATPGVAGSSTLRVANVRVDGVPTDLMAVDFSRTPVRPYTFKQGDAKTAWRELESSPDTILVSEPFGFHRGVELGDSVRLATDKGPRDFRVVGVYFDYGSDVGTLLMPRTTYEHWFDDRGISGVALYAAPGQDVDALVASVRERAGDTQALLVRANRSLRQASLDVFDRTFTITQVLRLLAIGVAFVGVLSALMALQLERAREFAVLRATGLTPEQLWGLVSLQTGLLGLLAGLFSVPLGVGLAYVLVHVINQRSFGWTLQLALTPQTLVQAVVLALVAAALAGLYPAWKMARAHPALALREE, from the coding sequence GTGAAGGGGCTGCTGGTCCGCTCCAGCCTGCGCCACCTGGGCCGCCACCCGTGGCTGACGGCCCTGTCGCTGCTGGGCATCGCGCTGGGCGTGGCGGTGGTGGTGTCCATCGACCTGGCCAGCGGCAGCGCCCTGCGCGCCTTCGAGCGCTCCACGGACGCGGTGGCCGGACGCGCCACGCACCAGCTCCTGGGCGGCTCCACGGGCGTGCCGGAGGCGGTATACCAGGCGCTGCGCGTGCGCCCCGGCGCCCCCGTGGCCGCGCCCGTGGTGGAGGGCTACGTCCAGGCGGCGGTGGGCGACAAGCGCACGCTCACCGTGCTGGGCGTGGACCCCTTCGCGGAAGGGCCGTTCCGCGACTACGCCCGGGGTGAGGCGGTGGGGAACGTGAGCGCGCTGCTCACCGAGCCGGGCGCGGTGATGCTGAGCGCCCGCGCCGCGCGCGCCCTGGGCCTGTCCACCGGCGACACGCTGCCGGTGCGCCTGGAAGGACTGGAGAAGCCGCTGCGCGTGGTGGGCCTGCTGGAGCCCGCGGACGAGGACACCGCGCGGGCCCTGGAGGCCCTGGTGCTCACCGACGTGTCCACCGCGCAGGAGCTGCTGGGGCACACCGGCCGGCTGACGCGCGTGGACCTGCGGCTGACCGGCGGCGACGCGCAGGAACGAGCCGTGGCGGCCACGCTGCCGCAAGGCCTGGAGTTGGTGCGCGCCGCCGCGCGGGCGGGCACGGTGGAGCAGATGACGCGGGCCTTCCGCACCAACCTCACCGCGCTGTCGCTGCTGGCGCTCGTGGTGGGGATGTTCCTCATCTACAACACCATGACGTTCTCCGTGGTGCAGCGGCGCGGGCTGCTGGGCCGCCTGCGCGCGGTGGGCATCACCCGGCGCGAGCTCTTCGCGCTGGTGCTGGGCGAAGCGGCCGTGCTGGGCGCGGTGGGGACCGTGGCGGGCTTGCTCTTGGGCGTGTTGCTGGCGCGAGGGCTGGTGGAGCTCGTCACCCAGACGCTCAATGATTTGTATTTCGTGGTGAGCGTGCGGCGGCTGGCGCTGGAGCCCTTCACCCTGTTCAAGGGGCTGGCGCTGGGACTGGGCGCCACGCTGCTGGCCGCGCTGGTGCCTGCGTGGGAGGCCGCGCGTTCGCCGCCAGTGACGACGATGCGCAGGTCCACGCTGGAGGACGTATCGCGCGGACGGGCGCCCCGGTTGGCGCTGCTGGGCCTCGGGGTGCTGGCCGCGGGCACCGTGCTGCTGCGGTGGCCCACCCAGGCGCTGCTTCCCGCGTATGGCGGCCTCTTCTCGGTGCTGCTGGGCGCGGCGCTGCTGGTGCCCTGGGCCACACAGACGGTGTCCGCGCTGGCGGCACGACCGCTGGGCATGGCCTTTGGTCTGCTGGGGCGCATGGCCGCGCGAGGTGTGCACACCAGCCTCAGCCGCACGTCCGTGGCGCTGGCGGCGCTAATGGTGGCGGTGGCCACCACGGTGGGTGTGGGCCTCATGGTGTCCAGCTTCCGGGGCACGGTGGTGTCGTGGCTGGACACCTCGCTCCAGGCGGACGTGTTCATCTCGCCGCCCTCGCTCGTGGCGCGGCGCGGAGGCGCGACGCTGCTCCCCGGTCTGGCGGAGACGCTGCGCGCCACGCCGGGCGTCGCGGGCAGCAGCACCCTTCGCGTGGCGAACGTGCGCGTGGACGGCGTGCCCACGGACCTGATGGCCGTCGACTTCTCGCGCACGCCGGTGCGCCCCTACACCTTCAAGCAGGGTGACGCGAAGACGGCGTGGCGTGAGTTGGAGTCCTCGCCCGACACGATTCTCGTCTCGGAGCCCTTCGGCTTCCACCGGGGCGTGGAGCTGGGGGACTCCGTGCGACTGGCCACGGACAAGGGCCCCCGCGACTTCCGCGTGGTGGGCGTGTACTTCGACTACGGCTCCGACGTGGGCACGCTGCTGATGCCACGCACCACCTACGAGCACTGGTTCGACGACCGGGGCATCAGCGGCGTGGCGCTGTACGCGGCGCCCGGCCAGGACGTGGACGCGCTGGTGGCCTCGGTGCGCGAGCGCGCCGGAGACACCCAGGCGCTACTGGTGCGCGCCAACCGCTCGCTGCGGCAGGCGTCCCTGGACGTCTTCGACCGCACCTTCACGATTACGCAGGTGCTGCGGCTGCTCGCCATTGGCGTGGCCTTCGTGGGCGTGCTGAGCGCACTGATGGCGCTGCAACTGGAGCGGGCGCGCGAGTTCGCCGTGCTGCGCGCCACCGGCCTGACGCCGGAGCAGCTCTGGGGACTGGTGTCACTGCAGACAGGACTGTTGGGACTGCTGGCGGGGCTGTTCTCCGTGCCATTGGGCGTGGGGCTGGCCTACGTGCTGGTGCACGTCATCAACCAGCGGTCCTTCGGCTGGACGCTTCAACTGGCCCTGACACCCCAGACGCTGGTGCAGGCCGTGGTGCTGGCGCTGGTGGCGGCGGCGCTGGCGGGCCTCTACCCCGCCTGGAAGATGGCGCGCGCCCATCCCGCGCTGGCGCTGCGGGAGGAGTGA
- a CDS encoding ABC transporter ATP-binding protein encodes MSPPDSPPLVELRDVTKAYAEGDTTREVLSGVRLSLRRGEFVVLLGRSGSGKSTLLNLISGIDLASQGEVRVDGRDLGRMNERERTLLRRERIGFIFQAFNLLPTLTVEENVRLPLELNGQGGAEASVRARALLDQVGLGTRASSFPDRLSGGEQQRVAVARALAHEPPLLLADEPTGNLDEATGRQVLDLLEALTQKGNTCALVVTHEPGLVARAHRVLTMEGGRLVEVEHTPIRAMKEAL; translated from the coding sequence ATGTCCCCGCCCGACTCCCCTCCCCTGGTCGAACTGCGCGACGTCACGAAGGCCTACGCCGAAGGCGACACCACGCGCGAGGTGCTCTCCGGCGTGCGGCTCTCCTTGCGTCGAGGCGAGTTCGTGGTGCTGCTGGGGCGCAGCGGCTCGGGCAAGTCCACGCTGCTCAACCTCATCAGTGGCATCGACCTGGCCAGTCAGGGCGAGGTCCGCGTGGATGGCCGCGACCTGGGACGGATGAATGAGCGCGAGCGCACGCTGCTGCGGCGCGAGCGCATCGGCTTCATCTTCCAGGCCTTCAACCTGCTCCCCACGCTGACGGTGGAGGAGAACGTACGGCTGCCGCTGGAGCTCAACGGCCAGGGCGGCGCGGAGGCCAGTGTGCGGGCGCGGGCGCTGCTCGATCAGGTGGGGCTCGGCACCCGCGCCAGCAGCTTCCCGGACCGGTTGTCCGGCGGCGAGCAGCAGCGCGTCGCGGTGGCCCGCGCGCTGGCCCATGAACCACCGTTGCTGCTGGCGGACGAGCCCACCGGCAACCTCGACGAGGCCACGGGACGGCAGGTGCTGGACCTGCTGGAGGCGCTGACCCAGAAGGGCAACACCTGCGCGCTGGTCGTCACCCACGAGCCCGGCCTGGTGGCCCGCGCGCACCGCGTCCTGACGATGGAGGGCGGCCGGCTGGTGGAGGTGGAGCACACGCCCATCCGCGCGATGAAGGAGGCGCTGTGA
- a CDS encoding alpha/beta hydrolase, translated as MDPRKTAPFELGRGEEVCLLLHGFTGSPWDVRPLGEALAVRGLRVVAPRLPGHGTTPQALLDVTWRDWLAAAEHALHALRGHRSVFVAGLSMGALLALELAARHPEEIRALTLMAPAVRFRGPRMFLVRQLARTPVLEWTRPWVEKTGTDISDPEALAEAPVLPAFPVARLRDLCTLQTLAIRDAARVRCPTLVAVAEQDHVVAPEGGRWLARRLTAAPSVRVLSLRQGYHVIPRDTAGPLLAAEVGDFLAQQRSASWWESASPAAGA; from the coding sequence TTGGACCCGCGAAAGACGGCGCCCTTCGAGCTGGGCCGGGGCGAGGAGGTGTGCCTGCTCCTGCACGGCTTCACGGGGAGCCCCTGGGACGTGCGCCCCCTGGGCGAGGCCCTGGCGGTCCGTGGGCTGCGCGTGGTGGCGCCGCGCCTGCCCGGCCATGGCACCACCCCACAGGCCCTGCTCGACGTCACCTGGCGTGACTGGTTGGCGGCGGCGGAGCACGCCCTGCACGCGCTCCGGGGCCACCGGAGTGTGTTCGTGGCGGGCCTGTCCATGGGCGCGCTGCTGGCGCTCGAGCTGGCCGCGCGGCATCCGGAGGAGATACGCGCGCTGACGCTGATGGCGCCCGCCGTGCGCTTCCGGGGGCCGCGCATGTTCCTGGTCCGGCAACTGGCGCGCACGCCCGTCCTGGAGTGGACGCGTCCGTGGGTGGAGAAGACGGGCACCGACATCTCGGACCCGGAGGCGCTGGCGGAAGCGCCCGTGCTGCCCGCCTTTCCCGTGGCCCGGTTGCGGGACCTGTGCACGTTGCAGACGCTGGCCATCCGGGACGCGGCCCGCGTGCGCTGCCCCACCCTGGTGGCGGTGGCGGAGCAGGACCACGTCGTGGCCCCGGAGGGAGGGCGGTGGCTCGCACGGCGCCTCACCGCGGCGCCGTCGGTGCGCGTCCTGTCGCTGCGGCAGGGGTATCACGTCATCCCTCGGGACACGGCGGGGCCCTTGCTGGCGGCGGAGGTCGGAGACTTCCTGGCGCAGCAGCGGAGCGCCTCGTGGTGGGAGTCCGCGTCGCCCGCCGCTGGCGCCTGA
- a CDS encoding DUF3467 domain-containing protein, which translates to MADTPKPPDMQLQIQMDEDVANGQYVNMALVNHSDTEFTLDFIYVQPQQPKARVRSRIITNPKHMKRLVAAMQDNIQRYEAKFGPIAIPEEDGGMH; encoded by the coding sequence ATGGCGGACACTCCGAAGCCCCCGGACATGCAGTTGCAGATTCAGATGGACGAAGACGTGGCCAATGGTCAGTACGTCAACATGGCCCTGGTGAACCACTCCGACACCGAGTTCACCCTGGACTTCATTTACGTCCAGCCCCAGCAGCCCAAGGCCCGGGTGCGTTCGCGCATCATCACCAACCCCAAGCACATGAAGCGCCTGGTGGCGGCGATGCAGGACAACATCCAGCGCTACGAGGCGAAGTTCGGCCCCATCGCGATTCCAGAGGAAGACGGCGGCATGCACTGA
- the hemF gene encoding oxygen-dependent coproporphyrinogen oxidase: MKTVDVESLKERMTGFIRSLQDDICGGLERLDGSTRFREDSWTRPGGGGGRSRVLEDGAVLEKAGVNTSVVYGELEEQFAQKLQGEGRHFWAGGISLVLHPRNPHVPTVHANYRFIQQGGKAWFGGGADLTPYYLYEEDAAHFHRVHQAACDKHDAGYYPRFKSACDKYFYLRHREETRGVGGIFFENMGGELEKEFAFVQDCGRAFLDAYLPIAERRKDTPATEGQRFWQEVRRGRYVEFNLVYDRGTVFGLETRGRTESILMSLPPQVRWRYDYHPEPGTPEARLVEVLRQPRDWARGG, translated from the coding sequence ATGAAGACGGTGGACGTTGAGAGCCTCAAGGAGCGGATGACGGGCTTCATCCGGTCGCTGCAGGACGACATCTGCGGCGGCCTGGAGCGGCTGGACGGCTCGACGCGTTTCCGCGAGGACTCCTGGACCCGGCCGGGCGGCGGCGGTGGACGCAGCCGGGTGCTGGAGGACGGCGCCGTGCTGGAGAAGGCCGGCGTCAATACGTCCGTGGTGTACGGCGAACTGGAGGAGCAGTTCGCGCAGAAGCTCCAGGGCGAGGGCCGCCACTTCTGGGCGGGCGGCATCTCCCTGGTGCTGCACCCGCGCAACCCGCATGTGCCCACCGTGCACGCCAACTACCGCTTCATCCAGCAGGGCGGGAAGGCGTGGTTCGGCGGCGGCGCGGACCTGACGCCCTACTACCTCTATGAAGAGGACGCGGCGCACTTCCACCGCGTGCACCAGGCCGCCTGTGACAAGCACGACGCGGGCTACTACCCGCGCTTCAAGAGCGCCTGTGACAAGTACTTCTACCTGCGCCACCGCGAGGAGACGCGCGGGGTAGGCGGCATCTTCTTCGAGAACATGGGCGGGGAGCTGGAGAAGGAGTTCGCCTTCGTCCAGGACTGCGGCCGGGCCTTCCTGGACGCGTACCTGCCCATCGCCGAGCGGCGCAAGGACACGCCGGCGACGGAGGGGCAGCGCTTCTGGCAGGAGGTGCGGCGCGGGCGCTACGTGGAGTTCAACCTCGTCTATGACCGGGGCACCGTCTTCGGCCTGGAGACGCGCGGGCGCACCGAGTCCATCCTCATGTCCCTGCCGCCGCAGGTCCGCTGGCGCTACGACTACCACCCCGAGCCCGGCACGCCGGAGGCACGGCTGGTGGAGGTGTTGCGCCAGCCACGCGACTGGGCGAGAGGAGGCTGA
- a CDS encoding Immediate early protein ICP0, producing MSSFRIPNVIDRALRSLGGGRGARRPEGPGAPGPQLQDWGPSAQPPRPGDNFRPRLPPPLHPPMGGQERAPVKSVAELVPPGLEDTPGQEALGQRFGSDAALLASHLSPPQVPGSERATRLWAFYTAYATAAARHPPQPEARQAFREALEGQGFGELRDARTGEDGVTRGLWVMEARTPAEARTRAAEVRLDPPPEVRHSEEAAARPAEQPLVQAAGARAATALHGPVMPALRPRDEASSSEDAQQDGDTQRRRGTNRRLGARMLWNVLHRFRAGPDDGAVAEGQWDRVTFGALLVLLAIALAVAALVSL from the coding sequence ATGTCCTCCTTCCGCATCCCCAACGTGATTGACCGCGCCCTCCGCTCGCTGGGGGGCGGTCGTGGCGCCAGACGCCCCGAAGGTCCGGGCGCGCCGGGGCCTCAGCTCCAGGACTGGGGCCCGTCGGCGCAGCCACCCCGGCCGGGGGACAACTTCCGCCCGCGATTGCCGCCGCCCCTGCACCCACCCATGGGCGGCCAGGAGCGCGCGCCGGTGAAGTCGGTGGCGGAGCTGGTGCCACCGGGCCTGGAGGACACGCCGGGGCAGGAGGCATTGGGCCAGCGCTTCGGGTCGGACGCGGCGCTGCTGGCCTCGCATCTGTCGCCTCCGCAGGTGCCAGGCTCGGAGCGGGCCACGCGGCTGTGGGCGTTCTACACGGCCTACGCCACGGCGGCGGCGCGGCACCCGCCCCAGCCCGAGGCGCGCCAGGCCTTCCGCGAGGCGCTGGAGGGGCAGGGCTTCGGCGAGCTGCGGGACGCGCGCACCGGCGAGGACGGCGTGACGCGGGGCCTGTGGGTGATGGAAGCCCGCACCCCCGCCGAAGCCCGGACGCGAGCCGCCGAGGTGCGGCTGGATCCGCCTCCCGAGGTGCGCCACTCGGAGGAAGCCGCGGCCCGGCCAGCCGAGCAGCCGCTCGTCCAGGCGGCCGGCGCCCGCGCGGCCACGGCCCTTCACGGCCCGGTCATGCCCGCGCTGCGTCCGCGCGACGAGGCCTCTTCATCGGAGGACGCGCAGCAAGACGGGGATACCCAGCGCCGACGCGGGACGAACCGCCGCCTGGGCGCGCGGATGCTGTGGAACGTGCTGCACCGCTTCCGCGCGGGGCCGGACGACGGGGCGGTGGCGGAGGGGCAGTGGGACCGGGTGACGTTTGGCGCACTGCTGGTGCTGCTGGCCATCGCGCTGGCCGTGGCGGCGCTCGTCAGCCTCTAG
- a CDS encoding RNA polymerase sigma factor, translating into MATDDLTLVKRVRTGDQRAFKLLVERYQRKVYAVALGMLKDKEEAMDVSQEAFVKVYKYLDHFKGDSSFYTWLYRITVNICIDVIRKRGGGGEVVEFDESQSVDLSEARIGALGSRLGTNPQKSALRRELAEKIQEALATVPEKHRAILLLREIEGMSYDDLARTLDIPKGTVMSRLFHARAKVQKILSEYLELDEAKSGVGSD; encoded by the coding sequence TTGGCAACCGACGACCTCACTCTCGTCAAGCGCGTCCGGACCGGCGACCAGCGCGCTTTCAAACTCCTCGTCGAGCGTTACCAGCGCAAGGTGTACGCCGTTGCGTTGGGCATGCTGAAGGACAAGGAGGAAGCGATGGACGTCTCCCAGGAGGCGTTCGTCAAGGTCTACAAGTATCTGGACCACTTCAAGGGCGACTCGTCCTTCTACACGTGGCTCTACCGCATCACCGTCAACATCTGCATCGACGTCATCCGCAAGCGTGGCGGAGGCGGCGAGGTCGTGGAGTTCGACGAGAGCCAGTCCGTGGACCTGTCCGAGGCCCGAATCGGCGCCCTGGGCAGCCGGCTGGGCACCAATCCCCAGAAGAGCGCCCTGCGCCGCGAACTGGCGGAGAAGATCCAGGAGGCCCTGGCCACGGTGCCGGAGAAGCATCGGGCCATCCTCCTGCTGCGGGAAATCGAGGGCATGTCCTACGACGACCTCGCCCGCACCCTGGACATCCCCAAGGGCACGGTGATGAGCCGGCTTTTCCATGCCCGGGCCAAGGTTCAGAAAATCCTCAGTGAATACCTGGAGTTGGACGAAGCGAAGAGCGGCGTGGGCAGTGATTGA
- a CDS encoding anti-sigma factor family protein, translating to MAGNPACERFVPMLSPYVDGELSSGERVNVERHLAACRDCTGRAADLRAESGLLRVGLDMAVDDVDFKDFTQRVMARVTPDKPPLMERLKLAVSEMFLYQRTAMISSLATAAVLLLVGVPLLTSDRAPVGYASERMTVKSIQPYRNAQVAPVVMETDNGGTIIWLVDEDSDVLSPGAEKGERQDQTGVGQPDASGRNVPARPAPDAPRPSGGSL from the coding sequence ATGGCCGGTAATCCCGCGTGTGAGCGTTTCGTACCCATGCTGTCCCCGTACGTCGACGGAGAGCTGAGCTCCGGCGAGCGCGTCAACGTGGAGCGGCACCTGGCGGCCTGCCGGGACTGTACTGGACGGGCGGCGGACCTTCGCGCGGAATCCGGGCTCCTTCGGGTGGGCCTGGACATGGCCGTGGACGACGTGGACTTCAAGGACTTCACCCAGCGCGTCATGGCGCGGGTGACGCCGGACAAGCCGCCCCTCATGGAGCGGCTGAAGCTGGCAGTGTCCGAAATGTTTCTCTACCAGCGCACCGCGATGATTTCGTCGCTGGCCACCGCGGCCGTGCTGCTACTGGTGGGGGTCCCCCTGCTGACGAGCGACCGGGCGCCGGTGGGGTACGCCTCCGAGCGCATGACGGTGAAGTCCATCCAGCCCTACCGCAACGCCCAGGTGGCGCCGGTGGTGATGGAGACGGACAATGGGGGCACCATCATCTGGCTGGTGGACGAGGACTCGGACGTCCTGTCTCCCGGCGCGGAGAAGGGTGAGCGGCAGGACCAGACAGGTGTCGGTCAGCCAGACGCAAGCGGGCGCAACGTCCCCGCGCGCCCGGCCCCCGACGCCCCCAGGCCGTCGGGAGGTTCCTTGTGA
- a CDS encoding phospholipase D-like domain-containing protein, whose product MRCRRTWRWRQVRAAEAGTGRDAPVRRIICPGRNCWTVEEASDAGVLVDARDYYRELYRAAQKARRYIAMTGWQFDSDVALLRGEDLREARGESRLLPMLDELCRANPELRVYVLAWDFSLLLAMEREWMQRLIFNWTANGQVCFRFDASSPLYGAHHQKLVVIDGAVAFSGGMDVCDCRWDDREHRVHSELRCDSGRDPHGPYHDVQSVLTGPVVDRLAELFEARWAHSGGGELRLPRVSRDDVDFTPSLPAPLGPVAISRTFGKTLLPPQPPVQEVAMLYLDAIASAERFIYIENQYFSSRAIFQALVKRMRSSWRGRLQIVLVLPRQPEALREQLAMGIAQVRLLRTLERVAHETGHAFGVYCSAGHDARTGEDIYTYIHSKVMVVDDRFLTLGSANTTNRSLGLDSELNLSWEAEAPNDATTRAIRRIRVSLMAEHAGLEGLAALRLLAAADSGLVEWLDDVAVMGLRRLRVHPMSTVFDQSPLLKSLEPEELIIDPEQSVLDESLFEALHRAEDGLFASGVRLLSRWLVGTGTERPHRAILPCTQDEG is encoded by the coding sequence GTGCGGTGCAGGAGGACCTGGCGGTGGCGCCAGGTGAGGGCGGCCGAGGCGGGGACGGGAAGGGACGCACCTGTGAGACGCATCATCTGTCCCGGGCGGAATTGCTGGACGGTGGAGGAGGCGAGCGACGCGGGCGTACTGGTGGACGCGCGCGACTACTACCGGGAGCTGTACCGGGCCGCGCAGAAGGCCCGTCGTTACATCGCGATGACCGGCTGGCAGTTCGACAGCGACGTGGCGCTGCTGAGAGGCGAGGACCTTCGCGAGGCGCGCGGCGAGTCACGGCTGCTGCCGATGCTGGACGAGCTGTGCCGGGCCAACCCGGAGCTGCGCGTCTACGTGCTGGCGTGGGACTTCAGCCTGCTGCTCGCCATGGAGCGCGAGTGGATGCAGCGGCTCATCTTCAATTGGACGGCGAACGGGCAGGTGTGCTTCCGCTTCGACGCCTCCAGTCCGTTGTATGGCGCGCATCACCAGAAGCTGGTCGTCATCGACGGCGCGGTGGCTTTCTCCGGCGGCATGGATGTCTGTGATTGCCGGTGGGATGACCGGGAACACCGGGTGCACTCGGAGCTGCGCTGTGACAGTGGGAGGGATCCGCACGGCCCCTACCATGACGTGCAGTCCGTGCTGACGGGGCCGGTGGTGGACCGCCTGGCGGAGTTGTTCGAGGCGCGCTGGGCGCACTCGGGCGGCGGTGAGCTGCGGCTGCCCAGGGTGTCTCGGGATGACGTGGACTTCACGCCGAGCCTGCCAGCGCCGCTGGGGCCGGTGGCCATCAGCCGCACCTTCGGCAAGACGCTCCTCCCGCCGCAGCCCCCGGTGCAGGAGGTGGCCATGCTGTATCTGGACGCCATCGCTTCGGCCGAGCGCTTCATCTACATCGAAAACCAGTACTTCTCCTCGCGGGCCATCTTCCAGGCGCTGGTGAAACGCATGCGGTCCTCCTGGCGGGGACGGCTGCAGATTGTCCTGGTGCTGCCGCGGCAGCCGGAGGCGCTGCGCGAACAGTTGGCCATGGGCATCGCCCAGGTGCGGCTGCTGCGCACGCTGGAGCGCGTGGCGCACGAGACGGGACATGCCTTTGGCGTGTACTGCTCCGCGGGGCACGACGCGCGCACCGGCGAGGACATCTACACGTACATCCACTCGAAGGTGATGGTGGTGGATGACCGCTTCCTCACGCTGGGCTCCGCGAACACCACCAACCGCAGCCTCGGGTTGGATTCGGAGCTGAACCTGAGCTGGGAGGCGGAGGCGCCGAACGACGCGACGACGCGCGCCATCCGCCGCATCCGCGTGTCGCTGATGGCTGAGCACGCGGGGCTGGAGGGCCTGGCGGCCCTGCGCCTGCTGGCGGCCGCGGACAGCGGACTGGTGGAGTGGCTGGACGACGTGGCTGTCATGGGGCTGCGGCGCCTGCGCGTCCACCCGATGTCGACGGTGTTCGACCAGAGTCCGCTGCTCAAGTCGCTGGAGCCCGAGGAGCTCATCATCGACCCGGAGCAGTCGGTGCTGGACGAGTCCCTCTTCGAGGCGCTCCACCGCGCCGAGGACGGGCTGTTCGCCTCCGGGGTCCGCTTGCTGTCGCGCTGGCTGGTGGGCACGGGCACCGAGCGCCCGCACCGCGCCATCCTTCCCTGCACGCAGGACGAAGGCTAG
- a CDS encoding helix-turn-helix transcriptional regulator, producing MISVGSWAHPRITVRSKLLGPERLQLELSLPEDWRDSPAFFRISGASLANTPRLIGLPRAQVEMELVPHRAVYRFQLPPSRTAFSLGSEVASHAHLLMLERISHLQAEVSVLLRTPRGGSSTGARRRFLAWRGALTARQTEVLELVAQGISNREIANRLRCAERTVEVHITDILKKSGNQSRAQLIAAFWGALG from the coding sequence GTGATCTCCGTCGGGAGCTGGGCGCATCCTCGGATAACGGTCCGGAGCAAGCTTCTCGGGCCGGAGCGGCTCCAACTCGAACTGTCGCTGCCGGAGGATTGGCGTGATTCGCCGGCGTTCTTCCGCATCAGCGGCGCCTCGCTCGCGAACACGCCACGGCTCATTGGCCTGCCCCGGGCTCAGGTGGAGATGGAGCTCGTGCCGCATCGAGCCGTGTATCGGTTCCAGCTCCCACCCTCTCGAACGGCCTTCTCTCTCGGGAGTGAAGTGGCCAGCCATGCCCACCTGCTGATGCTGGAGCGAATCTCCCATCTCCAGGCGGAGGTCAGCGTACTCCTGAGAACGCCGCGAGGCGGGAGCTCCACGGGGGCTCGCAGGCGGTTCCTTGCCTGGCGCGGGGCGCTCACGGCCCGCCAGACCGAGGTCCTGGAATTGGTCGCTCAGGGAATCTCGAACCGGGAAATCGCGAACCGCCTCCGGTGCGCCGAGCGCACGGTGGAGGTGCACATCACGGACATCCTCAAGAAGTCTGGCAATCAGAGCCGAGCCCAGTTGATCGCCGCGTTCTGGGGAGCGCTGGGCTGA